One part of the Brevundimonas sp. NIBR11 genome encodes these proteins:
- the sdhC gene encoding succinate dehydrogenase, cytochrome b556 subunit, with the protein MSNSPGDAADDQTGRFVAQPNGRPRPLSPHLQTWRWHITMTASILFRVTIGAASVGAIFVVAWMAAAAFGPDAYSDFLDLAASPLGLLVGFGLTVVLMSFLLNGARHLYNDTGNGLTVKSANTLSAIAVYGPIPLAILFWVALFATGRVSL; encoded by the coding sequence GTTTCGTCGCCCAGCCCAACGGTCGCCCCCGTCCCCTGTCCCCGCACCTGCAGACCTGGCGCTGGCACATCACCATGACGGCCTCGATCTTGTTCCGCGTCACCATCGGTGCGGCCAGCGTCGGCGCGATCTTCGTGGTCGCCTGGATGGCCGCCGCCGCCTTCGGGCCGGACGCCTACTCGGACTTCCTCGATCTCGCAGCCTCGCCTCTGGGCCTGCTGGTCGGCTTCGGCCTGACGGTCGTCCTGATGTCCTTCCTGCTGAACGGCGCCCGGCACCTCTACAACGACACCGGCAATGGCCTGACCGTGAAGTCCGCCAACACGCTGTCAGCCATCGCGGTCTATGGCCCGATTCCCCTGGCCATCCTGTTCTGGGTCGCCCTGTTCGCTACCGGGAGAGTTTCGCTGTGA